In the Natronolimnobius baerhuensis genome, one interval contains:
- a CDS encoding PH domain-containing protein, which yields MTEPANERRDRSVDATALEWLVLEPDEEIRVQTGPRIQTIYPWLALALVGSLVVSIAVWIDVLSLLGLLWIPVFVAPAIWQYAQVTRTAFVVTTHRVAIRSGVLGLSVRVVGLERVQNTTRSQHALGRVADYGTVTLETASGSMLSFWNVEGPATVQASLESVTQSEDDDSDGRPAVPGSSEHWQTVLAEVRAWRRTLEETHSS from the coding sequence ATGACGGAGCCCGCTAACGAGAGGCGTGACCGCTCCGTCGATGCGACCGCCCTTGAGTGGCTCGTCCTCGAACCCGACGAGGAGATTCGCGTCCAGACGGGGCCACGCATACAGACCATCTATCCGTGGCTCGCACTCGCTCTTGTCGGGTCGCTCGTTGTCAGCATCGCCGTCTGGATCGACGTTCTCTCGCTGCTTGGCTTGCTCTGGATTCCGGTGTTCGTTGCACCCGCAATCTGGCAGTATGCACAGGTGACGCGGACGGCGTTCGTCGTGACGACTCACCGCGTTGCAATCCGTAGCGGCGTCCTTGGACTCTCTGTTCGCGTCGTCGGACTCGAGCGCGTCCAGAATACGACCCGCAGCCAGCACGCACTCGGTCGGGTGGCCGACTACGGGACGGTCACGCTCGAGACCGCAAGCGGCTCGATGCTGTCCTTTTGGAATGTCGAGGGACCAGCGACGGTACAGGCATCGCTCGAGTCCGTGACCCAGTCTGAGGACGACGATAGCGACGGGCGGCCGGCTGTTCCGGGCTCGAGCGAGCACTGGCAGACCGTTCTTGCGGAGGTCCGAGCCTGGCGGCGCACACTCGAGGAAACGCACTCGAGTTGA
- a CDS encoding PH domain-containing protein — translation MATDAPTTDPTAGDLEWLSLEDGEEIVWAGGPDRRTLLPAFLIGIPLAIILIGILIIVGEYLRITNTSYVVTTRALYRKSGVLSRDVKRIEHEKVQDISYTQSALGNHFGYGTVEVSTAGGAGVEMAFSSVSEPRDVQHLIGEQRKRSRSSAGSRDRDADRPADEVLEEICTELREIRTLLEDSTNSSRRTPDGDSSHDIPGTDRETTQTGSSGPRSR, via the coding sequence ATGGCAACTGACGCACCGACGACCGACCCAACCGCCGGCGACCTCGAGTGGCTCTCGCTCGAGGACGGCGAGGAAATCGTCTGGGCCGGCGGGCCGGATCGTCGAACACTGCTCCCGGCGTTTCTGATCGGGATTCCACTCGCCATCATCCTGATCGGGATACTCATCATCGTCGGCGAATACCTGCGGATTACGAACACGAGCTACGTCGTCACGACGCGAGCGCTCTACCGGAAATCCGGTGTACTCTCGCGGGATGTCAAACGAATCGAACACGAGAAAGTCCAAGATATCTCCTACACGCAGTCAGCGCTCGGGAACCACTTCGGCTACGGCACCGTCGAAGTCAGTACGGCGGGTGGCGCTGGCGTCGAAATGGCGTTTTCGTCCGTATCGGAGCCACGGGACGTCCAGCACCTGATCGGCGAGCAGCGAAAGCGCTCACGCTCGAGTGCAGGTTCTCGAGACCGTGACGCCGACCGACCGGCCGACGAGGTGCTCGAGGAGATTTGCACCGAACTGCGCGAGATCCGGACGCTGCTCGAGGATTCAACAAACTCGTCGCGTCGAACGCCTGATGGCGACTCGAGTCACGACATCCCAGGAACGGACCGCGAGACGACGCAAACGGGCTCGAGCGGGCCACGATCACGATGA
- a CDS encoding MaoC family dehydratase translates to MTGRYYEEFAVGETISHERRRTISESDNQRFCDLTMNQQPLHLDAEFAADTQFGERVVNGLYTLSLAVGISIPETTDGTIVANLSYDDVEHPEPVCHGDTIRAQSTVTDKRETSDGERGVVTMTVEAFNQDDDLVCSFDRTVLSLKRDHAEGGADNGN, encoded by the coding sequence ATGACCGGACGGTACTACGAGGAGTTCGCGGTCGGCGAGACGATTTCACACGAGCGCCGACGGACGATCTCCGAGAGCGACAATCAGCGCTTTTGCGATCTAACGATGAATCAGCAGCCGTTGCATCTCGACGCCGAGTTTGCCGCTGACACACAGTTCGGCGAGCGAGTAGTCAACGGCCTCTACACGCTGTCGCTTGCGGTTGGCATCTCGATTCCCGAGACCACTGATGGCACTATCGTCGCGAACCTCTCCTACGACGATGTCGAACACCCAGAGCCTGTCTGTCACGGCGATACGATCCGTGCCCAGTCGACCGTGACGGACAAACGCGAGACCAGCGACGGCGAGCGCGGCGTCGTCACGATGACCGTCGAGGCGTTCAATCAGGACGACGACCTCGTGTGTTCGTTCGACCGAACCGTGCTTTCACTGAAACGCGACCACGCCGAGGGAGGTGCCGACAATGGCAACTGA
- a CDS encoding small multi-drug export protein, translating to MTLLSLLVEPAFEPPLLELAFDSAHHGVALEATLLESVSDPDTEADSLLEGTSGIWQYLLVFILTMVPTIEPFIVIPVAIGLGLDPVITGLVAFAGSVTIVSVIVLAQHRLLAWWSQRTDDDDDSSGRYARARRIWERYGLVGLAFAGPILAGIHLTAMLAVSAGSSRQTTIGWLTVGLGAWTVALVAASLAGVSVLGLT from the coding sequence ATGACACTGCTGTCCCTCCTCGTCGAACCTGCGTTCGAACCGCCGCTTCTCGAACTCGCGTTCGACTCTGCTCACCATGGCGTTGCACTCGAGGCCACACTCCTTGAGTCGGTGTCTGATCCCGATACCGAGGCCGACTCGCTGCTCGAGGGGACGAGCGGTATTTGGCAGTATCTGCTCGTGTTCATCCTGACGATGGTGCCCACAATCGAACCGTTCATCGTCATCCCGGTCGCAATCGGCCTCGGACTCGATCCGGTCATCACCGGGCTGGTGGCGTTCGCCGGCAGCGTCACGATTGTCAGCGTGATCGTCCTCGCCCAGCACCGACTGCTCGCGTGGTGGTCACAGCGAACGGACGACGACGATGACTCGAGTGGGCGATATGCGCGCGCCCGTCGCATCTGGGAGCGATACGGACTCGTCGGCTTGGCGTTTGCCGGCCCGATTCTAGCCGGGATTCACCTCACAGCGATGTTAGCAGTATCCGCTGGCTCGAGTCGCCAGACGACGATTGGCTGGCTCACCGTCGGACTCGGCGCGTGGACAGTTGCACTCGTCGCGGCATCACTCGCGGGTGTGTCGGTACTCGGCTTGACGTAA